In Candidatus Epulonipiscium viviparus, one DNA window encodes the following:
- a CDS encoding bifunctional metallophosphatase/5'-nucleotidase has product MIKIYYTTDTHGVVLPINYATGKASPQGLLACSAEFLKEGNTLILDAGDTIQGSPFTKYMWENLDECVIAEVLNAAGYDYVTLGNHDFNYGYDALRKYVDTLTAKCIVANVADKTGELELYPYYIHEFADGTAVGIVGAVTDFVPVWEKPKHLENIEIQDAFTRLKSTLAQIKDRCDLTICLYHGGFECDIATGEVLSTTIENISYKICKELDFDILLTGHQHMPIEGVNLFGTFTMQLKHNAVDYGYIEVNGSTITSQVCTPATTDVEVPAKLQAIQDKINEWLDQPLGTFNQPIAAENKLTLALTGSLLANFCNQVQLDFTAADFSCTALGNNLIGFDKGVTIRDIVAAYQFPNTLKVLAVNYEILKQALERVAQYYTIANGVVEISSKFLKPKVSHYNYDFFSGLHYTIDITKPIGSRVTIDTPLDKNKFYTLCMSDYRATGTGEYGFYKDCKIVHEYSNDLQELIIEYIRHRKTVDIDSTQYFTIRQ; this is encoded by the coding sequence ATGATCAAAATATATTATACTACAGATACTCATGGCGTCGTATTACCTATTAATTATGCAACAGGCAAAGCTTCGCCTCAAGGGCTTCTTGCTTGCAGTGCCGAATTTTTAAAAGAAGGCAATACTCTTATATTGGATGCGGGCGATACGATTCAGGGCTCTCCTTTCACAAAATATATGTGGGAAAATCTTGATGAATGTGTTATAGCAGAAGTATTGAATGCGGCGGGATATGATTATGTGACATTAGGCAACCATGACTTTAATTATGGCTATGATGCGTTAAGAAAGTATGTAGATACTCTAACAGCAAAATGCATTGTAGCCAATGTTGCTGACAAAACGGGTGAGCTCGAGCTATATCCATATTATATACATGAATTTGCCGATGGCACTGCAGTTGGAATTGTCGGTGCTGTTACTGACTTTGTTCCTGTTTGGGAAAAGCCTAAGCATCTTGAAAATATCGAAATCCAAGATGCCTTCACAAGACTCAAATCAACTTTGGCTCAGATTAAAGATAGATGCGATCTCACTATTTGCTTATATCATGGTGGTTTTGAATGCGATATTGCAACGGGCGAAGTACTAAGTACTACCATCGAAAATATATCCTACAAAATTTGTAAAGAGCTCGATTTTGATATTCTGCTTACCGGGCATCAGCACATGCCTATTGAAGGCGTAAATTTATTTGGCACCTTCACGATGCAGTTAAAGCACAATGCTGTTGACTACGGATATATAGAAGTTAACGGCTCTACTATTACTTCACAGGTGTGTACACCAGCAACTACGGATGTTGAAGTTCCTGCCAAACTACAAGCTATTCAAGATAAAATTAACGAATGGCTCGACCAACCTCTCGGAACATTTAATCAGCCTATTGCAGCAGAAAACAAGCTCACCCTAGCGTTAACTGGGTCGCTCCTTGCAAACTTCTGTAATCAGGTTCAATTGGACTTCACTGCAGCAGATTTTTCATGCACTGCTCTCGGCAATAATTTAATAGGATTTGACAAAGGTGTTACTATTAGAGATATAGTTGCAGCATATCAGTTTCCAAATACCCTGAAGGTTTTGGCTGTTAATTACGAGATTCTCAAGCAAGCACTCGAACGCGTTGCGCAGTATTATACTATTGCCAATGGCGTAGTCGAAATTTCTAGCAAATTTCTAAAGCCCAAAGTTTCTCACTACAACTATGACTTTTTTTCTGGTCTTCATTATACCATCGATATCACAAAACCTATCGGTTCCCGAGTTACGATAGATACTCCGCTAGATAAAAATAAGTTTTATACACTCTGCATGAGCGACTATCGTGCTACCGGAACGGGTGAATATGGCTTTTATAAAGATTGCAAGATTGTACACGAATATAGCAATGATCTGCAAGAACTCATTATTGAATATATTAGGCATCGCAAAACTGTTGACATAGATTCAACCCAGTATTTTACTATTAGACAATAA
- a CDS encoding adaptor protein MecA → MKIEKISDTQIRITLNQEDLMDRNIKLTELAYGSKKAQNLFQDMMSKAYEDFGFEAQNVPLMIEAVPLSIDSIMIVVTKVSDPEQLEERLGLTGERPTHRTFKEQDKSFTFEEVEPAMPDYSAYLMYRFDNLDEISSLSHQIQHLFFGESRIYKYTDKYFLLISSNQNTNTDQGILISVLNEFGRRAYTSELNENFLMEHGTPIIKKNAIDVLAKYL, encoded by the coding sequence ATGAAAATAGAAAAAATTAGTGACACACAAATCCGTATTACTTTGAACCAAGAGGATTTAATGGATAGAAATATAAAGCTTACAGAACTTGCATATGGTTCAAAAAAAGCTCAAAATTTATTTCAAGACATGATGAGTAAAGCTTATGAAGATTTTGGATTTGAGGCACAAAATGTACCTCTGATGATAGAAGCTGTACCTCTTAGCATAGATAGTATTATGATTGTGGTGACAAAAGTTAGTGATCCAGAGCAGCTAGAAGAGCGTTTAGGACTTACAGGAGAGCGCCCAACTCACAGAACATTTAAAGAGCAAGACAAAAGCTTTACGTTTGAAGAAGTTGAGCCAGCAATGCCGGATTATTCTGCATATTTAATGTATCGATTTGATAATTTGGATGAAATTAGTTCACTCTCTCATCAAATACAGCATTTATTCTTTGGTGAAAGTCGTATATATAAATATACAGATAAATACTTTTTGCTCATTTCAAGCAATCAAAATACTAATACGGATCAAGGTATACTAATAAGCGTATTAAATGAATTTGGGCGTCGAGCCTATACAAGTGAGCTTAATGAAAATTTTCTGATGGAGCATGGAACACCTATTATCAAAAAAAATGCGATAGATGTCCTTGCAAAATATCTATAG
- the rlmH gene encoding 23S rRNA (pseudouridine(1915)-N(3))-methyltransferase RlmH: MKKIEIICVGKLKEKFLTAAYFEYNKRLSSYCKLTSIELADEKIAVHASSKDEEIFKDREGDRILAKITNNAFVIALAIEGQIMTSPEFAAYLDEIYLRGANHVVFVVGGSVGLSSKVLARANLKLSFSKMTFPHQLFRIMLIEQIYRAFKISANEVYHK; encoded by the coding sequence ATGAAAAAAATTGAAATAATTTGTGTAGGAAAATTGAAAGAAAAGTTTCTAACTGCTGCGTATTTTGAATATAATAAACGGTTAAGCTCGTATTGTAAATTGACTTCTATTGAGCTTGCTGATGAAAAAATTGCCGTTCATGCATCTTCAAAAGATGAAGAAATTTTTAAAGATAGAGAAGGTGATAGGATATTAGCAAAAATTACTAATAATGCATTTGTCATTGCCCTTGCCATAGAAGGACAAATAATGACTTCTCCCGAGTTTGCTGCATACTTAGATGAGATCTATCTGCGAGGTGCAAATCATGTTGTCTTTGTAGTAGGAGGTTCTGTGGGACTTTCTAGCAAAGTTCTTGCTAGGGCAAACTTAAAATTGAGCTTTTCCAAAATGACATTTCCGCATCAATTATTTAGAATTATGCTAATTGAGCAAATTTATCGAGCATTTAAAATTTCAGCAAACGAAGTTTATCATAAATAA
- a CDS encoding MATE family efflux transporter, whose product MALDMTKGNPLRLLLVFSIPLIIGNIFQQIYAIVDTIIVGKFVGALALAGVGTTGAIFFLVNTLIIGMTSGFSILISQRFGAQDTKGVRYAVASAIILTIGITIIVTFLMLFLIDPLLELINTPADIYGYADTYITIIILGIFTQTFYNMAAGILRAIGDSRTPIYFLILACIINIVLDLLFILQFDLGVAGAAYATNVAQGISALLCVIYSYTKFNLLKLKKDDFQIPKEYFITHLKMGIPMSIQYSVLSLGIMIVQGAINSFGSLYIAAYTAANKVLNLSLQPLLTYGVALATYVGQNKGAQNFQRIKNGVNTAVAMNIITSIIIWLILTLFSRDLLSLFLDESATEMLDNAVMVLNYVSPFYAAVGFIFIYRNTIQSMGRPLVPMVSGAMELTARIIVAYTLPSWIGFAGICLADPIAWIVGAIPLIIAYYREMNKIFKH is encoded by the coding sequence ATGGCATTGGATATGACCAAAGGTAATCCACTCAGACTATTGCTTGTATTTTCTATTCCATTGATAATAGGAAATATTTTTCAGCAAATTTATGCTATTGTGGATACTATTATTGTAGGAAAATTTGTAGGAGCATTAGCACTAGCTGGAGTTGGAACTACTGGCGCTATATTCTTCTTAGTAAATACATTAATTATAGGTATGACTAGCGGCTTCTCTATCTTGATTTCTCAACGCTTTGGTGCGCAGGACACAAAAGGTGTTCGATATGCAGTTGCCTCAGCTATTATATTGACAATCGGCATCACTATCATCGTAACATTCTTGATGCTTTTTCTTATAGATCCTTTGCTTGAATTGATAAATACACCTGCTGACATATATGGTTACGCAGATACTTATATTACTATTATTATATTGGGAATTTTTACTCAAACTTTTTATAATATGGCAGCAGGTATTTTGCGAGCAATCGGCGATAGTCGAACTCCAATATATTTTTTAATTCTTGCTTGTATCATCAACATTGTACTCGACTTACTATTTATCCTACAATTTGACCTAGGTGTTGCAGGAGCAGCATACGCTACCAATGTTGCTCAGGGAATTTCTGCTTTGCTTTGCGTCATTTATAGCTACACAAAATTTAATTTACTTAAATTGAAAAAAGATGACTTCCAAATTCCTAAAGAATATTTTATCACTCACTTAAAAATGGGAATACCGATGTCTATACAATATTCCGTACTGTCTCTGGGCATCATGATTGTGCAAGGAGCAATTAATAGCTTTGGGTCTTTATATATAGCAGCATATACAGCCGCTAATAAGGTTCTCAATCTTTCATTGCAACCACTCCTCACCTATGGCGTTGCCTTAGCAACCTATGTGGGCCAAAATAAAGGAGCGCAAAACTTTCAGCGAATAAAAAACGGGGTTAATACTGCAGTTGCCATGAATATTATTACCAGTATCATCATATGGCTCATTTTAACTCTATTCTCCAGAGACTTACTTAGCCTATTTTTAGATGAATCTGCGACAGAAATGCTAGATAATGCGGTCATGGTACTAAATTATGTATCTCCATTCTATGCCGCTGTTGGATTTATATTTATTTATAGAAATACCATACAGAGCATGGGGAGACCTCTTGTACCAATGGTTTCTGGAGCTATGGAACTTACTGCTAGAATTATTGTAGCATATACATTGCCAAGCTGGATTGGTTTTGCTGGTATTTGTTTAGCAGATCCGATAGCTTGGATTGTTGGCGCCATTCCGCTGATCATTGCCTACTATAGAGAAATGAATAAAATTTTTAAACATTAG
- a CDS encoding MBL fold metallo-hydrolase, whose protein sequence is MNIRTITVGNMGEQCYLLIDDNHDAVMVDPGDDANILLHELEAADATLKAILITHGHFDHIAAVEEIRAKTGAKVIAHKEGKRYLTDPTYNLSNMIGKNISFEADMYVSANEEIKLNDSELTFKVLYVPGHTSDGVAFYHAATATLFAGDIIFRNSVGRTDLPGSNTLQLLEGIKSKIFKLPDATLIYPGHGLRTTVGFEKKNNTFVK, encoded by the coding sequence ATGAATATCAGAACAATTACAGTAGGCAATATGGGAGAGCAATGCTATTTATTGATAGATGACAATCATGATGCTGTTATGGTTGATCCTGGAGATGATGCAAATATTTTGTTACATGAATTAGAAGCAGCAGATGCTACATTGAAAGCAATTCTCATTACTCATGGACATTTTGACCACATTGCTGCAGTAGAAGAGATACGAGCAAAAACTGGTGCAAAAGTGATTGCTCACAAGGAAGGAAAACGATACCTTACTGATCCAACTTATAACCTATCCAACATGATTGGTAAAAACATTTCATTTGAAGCCGATATGTATGTTTCTGCCAACGAAGAGATCAAACTCAATGATTCGGAGTTAACATTTAAGGTGCTCTATGTCCCTGGACATACTTCAGATGGAGTGGCTTTTTATCACGCAGCAACAGCCACATTGTTTGCAGGAGATATCATTTTTCGAAATAGTGTTGGACGAACAGACCTTCCTGGCTCTAATACATTGCAGTTATTAGAGGGAATCAAATCTAAAATCTTTAAACTACCTGATGCCACACTTATATATCCAGGGCATGGCTTAAGAACAACCGTCGGCTTTGAAAAAAAAAATAATACATTTGTAAAATAA
- the hemZ gene encoding coproporphyrinogen dehydrogenase HemZ yields the protein MKVNCNLPNKTQEFYELAKLFENHLDKNSILEINITKNIIILKFVNKYIKIEKNLVCLDTISIKREIYTILSTQAAVKLPWGILTGVRPTKIVQKLLKEGQPVEKIEQTLRHKYLISDNKARLAIEVALVAKQILDKNKATDLSLYINIPFCPSRCSYCSFPSFTLTLKQHKVDDYLTALATEISAITNNLDPKYQIKNIYIGGGTPTSLSAKQLQFLMAHIDKNVDMSSVTEYTVEAGRPETITAAKLAIFKKYHVDRISINPQTFTQNTLDLIGRNHNVKDIYTAVDLARKIGNFDINMDIILGLPNETINNITHTITTLADLSPENITIHTMAIKSASALKQQNYKADESAIKAMIDFSQQQMIRMGYRPYYMYRQKNILGNFENVGYTKPNKTCIYNVQIIEEAQTILALGAGASSKFIATQNRFINVKGIEEYIARIDEMISKKQSLLLGG from the coding sequence ATGAAAGTAAATTGTAATCTTCCAAATAAGACACAAGAGTTTTATGAACTTGCAAAATTATTTGAAAATCATCTTGATAAAAATAGTATTTTAGAAATAAATATTACCAAAAATATAATAATTTTAAAATTCGTGAATAAATATATAAAGATTGAAAAAAATTTGGTATGCTTGGATACAATCAGTATTAAACGAGAAATTTATACAATTTTAAGCACACAAGCTGCAGTGAAATTACCCTGGGGAATTTTAACTGGAGTGAGACCTACAAAAATCGTGCAAAAACTTTTGAAAGAAGGACAACCAGTTGAAAAAATTGAACAAACATTACGACATAAATATTTAATTTCTGATAATAAAGCTCGTTTAGCAATAGAAGTAGCTTTAGTCGCAAAACAAATACTTGATAAAAATAAAGCAACTGACCTTAGCTTATATATCAATATTCCATTTTGTCCTTCACGATGCAGTTATTGCTCGTTTCCATCATTTACTCTCACATTAAAGCAGCATAAAGTAGACGACTATCTTACAGCATTAGCAACAGAAATTTCAGCAATAACTAATAATTTAGATCCAAAATACCAGATTAAAAATATTTATATAGGTGGTGGTACCCCTACCTCTTTGAGTGCAAAACAGCTACAATTTTTGATGGCTCATATCGATAAAAATGTTGATATGTCATCAGTAACCGAATACACTGTAGAAGCTGGTAGACCTGAAACTATTACTGCAGCAAAATTAGCGATTTTTAAAAAGTATCATGTTGATAGAATTTCCATTAATCCCCAGACTTTTACTCAAAATACACTAGACTTAATAGGTAGAAATCATAATGTAAAAGATATTTATACAGCAGTTGACCTCGCACGAAAAATTGGAAATTTTGACATAAATATGGATATAATTTTAGGCTTGCCCAATGAAACTATAAATAATATTACACACACTATTACCACACTTGCAGATCTTTCGCCTGAAAATATAACTATACACACAATGGCAATCAAATCTGCTTCCGCATTAAAACAACAAAACTACAAGGCTGATGAAAGTGCCATTAAAGCCATGATTGATTTTTCACAGCAACAAATGATACGTATGGGATATAGACCATACTATATGTATAGACAAAAAAATATATTAGGTAATTTTGAAAATGTTGGCTATACCAAACCTAATAAAACTTGTATCTATAATGTTCAAATCATAGAAGAAGCACAAACTATTCTTGCCTTAGGTGCAGGAGCCAGCAGTAAATTTATAGCAACTCAAAATCGATTTATTAATGTGAAAGGAATAGAAGAATACATTGCAAGAATCGACGAAATGATTTCCAAAAAGCAATCTCTTCTATTGGGAGGCTAA
- a CDS encoding ABC transporter ATP-binding protein encodes MKPKSLLAQYMWKYKLGYLFGITFLLITNLGQMYVPKITGELTDGLTYGTLNLEGVQKITLSFIIIAFTIFIGRICWRIGLIKTSRKIERDLRAILFHKFLRLDVTYFNSHKTGELMAYAINDIGAVKQMTGMGIVLLYDAFILSGMVIYNMFMEVNIELTLITLIPMFLIAIAGTYARRTIRTRFIKKQKAFAQLTDVVQESFAGIKVIKAFVREKYHIGEFEKQVQRNYDANISVFKVMAIMQPSIGLLVGISMLIAIGYGGYLTIIEQISVGDFVTFNGYIWLLVWPMAAIGQALNVYTQGSAAIKRLSEVMDVPEIILDNEEDIVDESPLIEDGSISIKDFTFNFPDNQNIGLKNINLEVEDGTTLAILGRTGSGKSTLVNVLLRFYNVDQDKIFLGGTDIMKLRLKTVRHSISYVPQDNYLFSASVKDNIGFGLDKFTSEQIEEAAKRANVHNNIINFQNQYDTLVGENGTMLSGGQKQRISIARALALKAPILILDDSLSAVDTHTEETILKNLKEVRSNKTNIIIAHRISTVRNADKIIVMDKGSIAEEGTHESLLAQRGLYYEMYEQQKLEGRKSQKSRKYKFDINNPDVTDTLGIGTERGPYREK; translated from the coding sequence ATGAAACCAAAATCACTTTTGGCTCAGTATATGTGGAAATATAAACTGGGCTATTTATTCGGTATCACTTTCCTATTAATCACAAATTTAGGTCAAATGTATGTACCCAAAATTACAGGCGAGCTTACCGATGGATTAACATATGGAACACTAAATTTAGAAGGTGTTCAAAAAATTACTCTCAGCTTTATAATAATTGCATTCACAATTTTCATTGGCAGAATTTGTTGGAGAATCGGCCTAATTAAAACATCTAGAAAAATTGAAAGAGATCTCCGTGCAATACTATTTCATAAATTTCTTAGACTGGATGTAACATATTTCAATTCTCATAAAACTGGAGAACTTATGGCATATGCAATAAATGACATTGGTGCCGTTAAACAAATGACTGGTATGGGTATTGTATTGCTATACGATGCATTTATTTTATCTGGAATGGTTATATACAACATGTTTATGGAAGTAAATATTGAGCTAACTTTAATTACGCTTATCCCAATGTTTCTAATTGCTATTGCCGGCACATATGCAAGAAGAACAATTCGTACTAGATTTATTAAAAAGCAAAAAGCGTTTGCCCAGCTTACCGATGTTGTTCAAGAATCTTTTGCTGGGATTAAAGTCATCAAGGCATTTGTACGCGAAAAGTATCATATTGGGGAATTTGAAAAACAGGTACAACGAAACTACGATGCCAATATAAGTGTCTTTAAAGTTATGGCTATTATGCAACCTAGTATCGGCTTACTAGTGGGTATAAGCATGCTTATAGCAATTGGATATGGTGGATATTTAACCATTATCGAACAAATTTCGGTAGGGGATTTTGTAACGTTTAATGGATATATTTGGCTTTTAGTCTGGCCAATGGCAGCAATAGGGCAAGCACTCAACGTATATACTCAAGGCTCTGCTGCTATTAAAAGGTTATCAGAAGTTATGGATGTACCAGAAATTATTCTTGATAATGAAGAAGATATAGTAGATGAATCACCGCTTATTGAAGATGGCAGCATTAGTATTAAAGACTTTACTTTCAATTTTCCTGATAATCAAAACATTGGTCTTAAAAATATTAACCTAGAAGTAGAGGATGGTACAACTCTAGCAATATTAGGACGTACTGGAAGCGGAAAATCTACCCTTGTTAATGTTTTATTAAGATTTTATAATGTCGATCAAGATAAAATTTTCCTTGGTGGTACAGATATTATGAAACTCAGACTTAAAACTGTTCGACATAGTATTTCCTATGTTCCACAAGATAACTACTTATTTAGTGCTTCTGTCAAAGATAATATTGGATTTGGATTAGATAAATTTACTTCAGAACAAATTGAAGAAGCTGCTAAAAGAGCAAATGTTCATAATAATATCATCAATTTCCAAAACCAATACGACACTTTAGTTGGTGAAAACGGCACAATGCTTTCTGGTGGACAAAAGCAAAGAATCTCTATTGCTCGGGCCTTAGCATTGAAAGCACCAATACTTATTTTAGATGATTCTCTTTCTGCTGTTGACACACATACAGAAGAAACAATACTCAAAAACCTTAAAGAAGTTCGATCTAATAAAACCAATATCATCATTGCTCATAGGATTTCTACCGTTAGAAATGCAGACAAAATCATAGTTATGGATAAGGGTAGCATTGCCGAAGAAGGGACTCATGAAAGTCTACTTGCACAACGTGGTCTATACTATGAAATGTATGAGCAGCAAAAGCTAGAAGGTAGAAAATCTCAAAAAAGTCGAAAATATAAATTTGACATCAATAATCCAGATGTTACTGATACATTGGGAATAGGAACTGAAAGGGGGCCATACCGTGAAAAGTAA
- a CDS encoding ABC transporter ATP-binding protein, with product MKSKNLLIRLLYYAKPHWKAFLLIFVLMVLLTGVDLYKPLIMRNSVNLFIDTNMAAASKFSPLITYGALYFALLIFGFGLAVSQTLLLQSVGQKIIKKIREDVYTKMLSLPSKYYDNNAVGALVTRVANDTENLNQLYTNVITNSLKHFIYLIGVLGMLFYLDARAGIFVLCVVPIMLIFTAVFRFFSIRAYRATRTYTTEMNIFLSEHIMGMKVIQIFNRQWPTFKKMKSINNNLYKAGLKELYTFSIFRPLLFVTSQITVAIVLYMGAVEVLEGALTVGALIAIRSYAADFFGPIEQLADVYNTLQSAIASGEKIFSVLDEENDIISGDKIIDKDIFQAEIEFKNVWFAYKEGEDILQDVSFIIKPGQKVAFVGATGAGKTTILTLIGRYYDIYKGQILIDGIDIREYNIDSLRKQIGQVLQDVFLFTGDIKQNISLGHENITLDLIEESSKMVYADNFIQGLENKYDEPVVEGGATLSTGQRQLISFARAVSYNPKIFILDEATSNIDTHTEAIIQKALFKMMEGRTTIMVAHRLSTIQYSDNIIVLERGKLKEMGTHAELLEKGGIYFNLYELSKKHQVME from the coding sequence GTGAAAAGTAAAAATCTATTAATTAGGCTATTATATTATGCAAAGCCACATTGGAAAGCTTTTTTATTAATATTCGTATTAATGGTATTGCTTACAGGTGTTGACCTCTATAAACCTCTTATTATGCGTAACTCTGTCAATTTATTCATCGACACTAATATGGCTGCTGCTAGTAAATTTAGCCCTCTCATTACTTATGGCGCACTATATTTTGCATTATTAATTTTCGGATTTGGATTAGCCGTTTCACAAACGCTATTACTACAGAGCGTTGGTCAAAAAATTATCAAAAAAATTCGTGAAGATGTTTACACAAAGATGCTTAGTCTTCCATCCAAATATTATGATAATAATGCAGTAGGTGCACTAGTTACTCGTGTTGCAAACGATACCGAAAACTTAAATCAACTATATACAAATGTAATTACTAACTCACTAAAACATTTCATCTATCTTATAGGTGTTTTGGGGATGTTATTTTACCTAGATGCCAGAGCTGGTATCTTTGTACTCTGTGTAGTACCAATCATGCTTATATTTACTGCAGTTTTCAGATTTTTTTCAATCCGTGCATATAGAGCAACAAGAACTTATACTACTGAAATGAATATATTTTTATCTGAACATATAATGGGAATGAAAGTTATTCAAATTTTTAATCGTCAATGGCCTACCTTTAAAAAAATGAAAAGCATTAATAATAATTTATATAAAGCTGGACTTAAAGAATTGTATACTTTTTCCATATTTAGACCGTTGCTTTTTGTTACATCTCAAATTACAGTAGCAATCGTTTTATATATGGGGGCAGTAGAAGTTTTAGAAGGCGCTTTAACAGTAGGGGCTCTAATTGCTATTCGCTCTTATGCAGCAGACTTTTTTGGACCTATTGAACAATTAGCAGATGTATATAATACGCTGCAATCCGCTATTGCCTCTGGTGAAAAAATCTTTAGTGTATTAGATGAAGAAAATGATATAATTTCAGGAGATAAAATCATAGATAAAGATATATTTCAAGCAGAAATTGAATTCAAAAATGTTTGGTTTGCGTATAAAGAAGGAGAGGATATTCTCCAAGATGTATCCTTCATAATTAAGCCTGGTCAGAAAGTTGCTTTTGTAGGTGCAACAGGCGCTGGCAAAACCACCATTCTCACTTTAATAGGCAGATACTATGATATTTACAAAGGGCAAATTTTAATCGATGGAATAGATATTAGAGAATATAACATTGATAGCTTGCGTAAACAAATTGGGCAGGTACTCCAAGATGTATTTTTATTTACTGGTGATATTAAACAAAATATTAGCTTAGGTCATGAAAATATCACACTTGACCTTATTGAAGAATCCTCTAAAATGGTTTATGCTGATAATTTTATTCAGGGGCTTGAAAATAAATATGACGAACCAGTTGTAGAGGGCGGTGCTACTCTTTCTACTGGTCAAAGACAACTTATTTCATTTGCGAGAGCAGTTTCATATAATCCTAAGATATTCATATTGGATGAAGCAACATCAAATATCGACACACATACTGAGGCAATTATTCAGAAAGCATTATTCAAAATGATGGAAGGACGCACAACTATAATGGTAGCTCATAGATTATCCACCATTCAATACTCAGATAACATCATTGTTCTCGAACGCGGTAAACTCAAAGAAATGGGTACACATGCAGAACTTCTTGAGAAAGGTGGCATATACTTTAATTTATATGAATTATCAAAAAAGCACCAAGTCATGGAATAA